A window from Drosophila nasuta strain 15112-1781.00 chromosome 3, ASM2355853v1, whole genome shotgun sequence encodes these proteins:
- the LOC132791789 gene encoding serine/threonine-protein kinase Wnk isoform X2, giving the protein MDGEAQSSDAVNNKNTKPADAGVVNADSSKADSKDMPAKAVVVSPSPSTAADANVKPKQRETRKSSSDTGIEPVLKQHTASTGTGSQSMTGPLPFKSPHGKAGKTGGKGTDSYVQTIRFVRKNVDQYKSNVPLQFEELETEFPRDYDDNIEMLSREAEHLEEQFRTPTRSNTTDAANHQVAGLIENIITEASRSVKTEKTQIDVPCKPANKQSTGGKRVGFQVEEKIDVEGRQHDASQPKDFENLSKQAESGEPVSGDSSTPGTETSVSQQPSSTSTASATSSVTSLTKERKSDEDDDPVAMSPCGRFFKYDKEVGRGSFKTVYRGLDTLTGVPVAWCELLDKQVKKSERTRFREEADMLKKLQHPNIVRFYTYWEFPIGRKKNIVLVTELMLSGTLKSYLKRFKKIHPKVLKSWCRQILKGLNFLHTRQFPIIHRDLKCDNIFITGTTGSVKIGDLGLATLKNRSHAKSVIGTPEFMAPEMYEEHYDESVDVYAFGMCMLEMAISEYPYSECKGPAQIYKKVISGIKPAALSKVEDPNVRDIIERCIELKKEDRPRCNELLESEFFDEDIGIRVEPTASEQFLSDPSISIIEFRLRFMDPKKRSSRHKENEAIQFEYNVQHDEYEQIAQDMMKENIISEDDSRAVARLLKVQVVSLLKERAQRQTQIKLQNEKSRLEKLALQKQRESLPTNVEEEDDEEDESEDEEDGVKWNQRLKYEILNTDSETSLVTSTNSADPQNLVARSTTSIQNGNNPLQQQPLPQLVAGQQKVIASPAIAQVQQHSAPVHYIQNPQMASYQNANNAMQDIANGHGQVISPTGNQQQQQQQQAVQQQPVVQLQAAPQAAAPPQLIAQQVQPVVVGHPQQQQHLVDQQKVQQIPLQQQLQQLMHTSLPAADLVQQQQQQYYQQQLAQQQQQQQQAYALQQQQQMQTLPLQQQQQLPASQQQQMQHQLPAQQPIPKQAVQQQPMQQQPLQQQPLQQQPLQQQQTIQPIQQQPIQQQPIQQPLQQQPIQQPLQQQPIQQQPLQQQPIQQQPLQQQPIQQQPIQQQPLQQQPLQQQPLQQQTIQQPIQQPIQQPLQQQTIQQSTATQQQLLQQHHLQQLQQQQQFVQQQQQQQQQQQFLPNALTQPLQIPISTHSTQMTMQPLVASAPQIMAQQQPTAILMQGQIQVPATMHQQSLPATYSQAPSAQQQQQIVQPLANVADVQQQHQQAQQLANYANANQMQQQFIQTQQQPQQQQQPIPLEQQLQQLLHSQSQAQIVQQQQQPQPPLQTEQHAQQTQQQPQQQQQLPIKVVTQPATVTVVAQEHVVAPVPTNFEAAAPSVEPAAISTDAEKQQKQQQQQAAGGRVQKPRRSNRSGNERIPKLSVTSVDEGSVINCHMENKLKTITFKFDISDVNPVEIANKLIAQDLLSNCQSTVFVEMINDIVEQVKQNPNQIPIPTTYRRNIEKRDETASDITKMFDSTAHSADAAGGTSDAAGSATDKSSTGEGRARESSIQSNADLQTNIATPPTTTSTMSSSSTTSRDAGNNSNDVTIGSGSVSRKTSTASEYTSLSIDYMPDSAITPTGNDAFHPLDGYLDKPQSEQKARSLAISRVQMLLESTRSEAKPRSLNLPLNRQLKIVEDLKHTRSLDDLSEVNITFEMPPSKVAKQSTELANANADKSKESGVQLGAVQPPGGGGGAANTLEQLKIELENITHAHAFASAVVASIGTRPSTYQASPAIASMKALSAQQPVPSSDIVVVNKSNSVGGGSGSAASFGQNTPTAVLNSARGSSVYNSRRTSIDNSMGSDMQLPATNLNINHEGVVTANDATTEGSDKKLAKQESLDKVTSAGSESRNPSNGALNQNSIADLEKKLAALRHADNTEEQPAAAVAVPVTKPSEESVVSVNARKISRFSVSRVQEQKTSTDEALHNQLKIDLQIAGQGHNFNANSVQNGSMVNTPTELISSPIQNVPLAINGIQLIYQQQQSVPTGVNVMVPQNQALQNGAAAQQQVQHAPQQQPQQQQQQQSQQMLSQRHQQVVNAVPQQQQPQQIPLQQMVPQQQPTQLIPQQQQQQQQPTQQQQQQQQQQSMMLQQQQQAAQQFAMSTSQQQQQQQQQQQYMQAQANQMHQLAPLVMGMGVGVAQQMQPHQLAGMPTHQQLLQQQQALQLQPHLQQQQAAMYNQQQQQNFQVSATGQLLQQAPLVGNQQPAQPMQHVLQPLFNPAVAEVAEEPVSLAATHPHLLPSDIQSDIKHNLDSLVNQLCNTRLGTNQHQRLLLLRQRQLIEEDELRLKHYVEYEKFQKALRQSLSTNAPATTAYYSPAAAPVQPNLTAPATAAPAPPSSNTTPAGSANT; this is encoded by the exons ATGGATGGTGAAGCGCAGTCGTCTGATGCAgtcaacaacaagaacacgAAGCCAGCAGACGCTGGTGTAGTAAACGCGGATAGCAGCAAAGCAGACAGCAAAGACATGCCAGCCAAGGCAGTGGTTGTGTCTCCGTCCCCATCCACGGCTGCCGATGCCAATGTCAAGCCGAAGCAACGTGAGACGAGAAAATCGTCGTCGGATACGGGCATTGAGCCGGTGCTGAAGCAGCACACAGCATCCACCGGCACAGGATCACAGTCAATGACGGGTCCGTTGCCCTTTAAGTCACCGCATGGCAAGGCAGGCAAGACGGGCGGCAAGGGGACGGACAGTTATGTGCAGACCATACGTTTTGTGCGCAAGAATGTCGATCAATACAAGAGCAATGTTCCCCTACAATTCGAGGAACTGGAAACGGAATTTCCTCGCGACTACGATGACAACATTGAGATGTTGTCGCGTGAAGCGGAGCATTTGGAGGAACAATTCCGTACGCCAACACGCTCGAATACAACAGATGCGGCCAACCATCAAGTGGCCGGCCTCATCGAGAATATCATCACGGAGGCATCGCGCAGCGTGAAAACCGAAAAGACTCAAATTGATGTGCCATGCAAACCGGCTAACAAACAGTCGACGGGTGGCAAACGCGTTGGCTTTCAAGTCGAGGAGAAGATCGATGTCGAAGGCCGGCAACACGACGCAAGTCAGCCAAAGGATTTCGAGAATTTATCCAAGCAGGCCGAGAGTGGTGAACCCGTTTCTGGCGACTCATCTACACCCGGCACAGAAACATCGGTGTCCCAGCAGCCATCATCAACATCCACAGCGTCGGCTACTTCGTCGGTTACTTCACTGACGAAGGAGCGCAAAAGCGATGAGGATGACGATCCGGTGGCGATGTCGCCTTGCGGACGTTTCTTTAAATACGACAAGGAAGTCGGTCGTGGTTCCTTTAAAACCGTCTATCGGGGTCTGGACACTCTAACCGGAGTGCCTGTGGCCTGGTGCGAATTACTC GACAAGCAAGTGAAGAAGAGCGAGCGCACCAGGTTCCGAGAAGAAGCGGATATGTTGAAGAAATTGCAACATCCTAACATAGTGCGTTTCTATACATACTGGGAGTTTCCTATTGGACGCAAAAAGAATATAGTACTAGTCACCGAGCTAATGTTATCTGGTACTTTGAAGTC GTATCTGAAGCGATTCAAAAAAATACACCCAAAGGTATTGAAGTCATGGTGTCGTCAGATCTTGAAAGGTCTTAACTTCCTGCATACTCGTCAATTTCCTATAATTCATCGTGATTTGAAATgtgataatatttttataactgGCACCACTGGTAGCGTTAAAATCGGTGACTTGGGACTGGCAACACTGAAGAATCGGTCCCATGCTAAATCTGTGATTGGTACACCTGAATTTATGGCACCCGAGATGTACGAGGAGCACTATGATGAGTCCGTCGACGTTTATGCGTTCGGCATGTGCATGTTGGAGATGGCCATATCGGAATATCCATACAGCGAATGCAAAGGACCCGCCCAGATCTATAAGAAGGTCATCTCTGGCATTAAGCCAGCGGCCCTCTCCAAGGTCGAGGATCCGAATGTCCGCGACATTATTGAGCGTTGCATTGAGCTAAAGAAAGAGGATCGACCCAGGTGTAACGAGCTGCTGGAATCGGAATTTTTCGACGAAGACATCGGAATACGCGTGGAGCCCACGGCATCAGAACAGTTCCTGTCCGATCCCAGCATTAGCATCATTGAGTTTCGACTGCGTTTTATGGATCCAAAGAAGCGCTCTTCTCGCCACAAGGAGAACGAAGCCATCCAGTTTGAGTATAACGTTCAACACGATGAGTACGAGCAAATTGCCCAAGATATGATGAAGGAGAACATCATCTCGGAGGACGATTCGCGTGCTGTGGCTCGTCTGTTAAAGGTGCAAGTTGTGTCGCTGCTGAAGGAACGCGCCCAGCGCCAAACCCAAATCAAGCTACAGAATGAGAAGTCACGGCTGGAGAAATTAGCTCTGCAAAAGCAACGTGAAAGCTTGCCGACAAATGTAGAGGAAGAGGATGACGAAGAAGACGAGTcggaggatgaggaggatgGCGTTAAATGGAATCAGCGACTCAAGTATGAAATACTAAACACCGACTCCGAAACCAGCCTGGTGACCTCCACGAACAGTGCCGATCCCCAGAATCTGGTAGCCCGATCAACTACTTCCATACAAAACGGCAATAATCcgttgcaacagcagccgttGCCACAATTAGTGGCCGGACAGCAAAAGGTGATTGCATCACCGGCTATTGCGCAAGTGCAACAGCATTCAGCACCGGTTCACTACATACAGAACCCACAGATGGCTTCATATCAAAATGCCAACAACGCCATGCAGGACATTGCGAATGGGCATGGCCAGGTCATCTCACCCACGggcaatcaacagcagcagcaacaacagcaggccGTACAGCAGCAGCCAGTTGTGCAACTGCAGGCAGCACCTCAAGCTGCAGCACCACCCCAATTGATAGCTCAACAGGTGCAGCCCGTTGTAGTTGGTcatccacagcagcagcaacatttggTTGATCAGCAGAAGGTACAGCAAATAccgttgcaacaacaactgcaacagcttATGCACACTAGTTTGCCAGCAGCCGATTtggtgcagcagcaacagcaacaatactATCAGCAACAACttgcgcagcaacaacagcagcagcaacaggcgtATGCtctccagcaacaacagcaaatgcaaacactaccactacagcaacaacaacagctgccagcatcacagcaacagcaaatgcaacaTCAGTTGCCAGCACAACAGCCCATTCCAAAACAAGCTGTTCAACAGCAGCCCATGCAACAGCAACCTTTGCAACAACAACctttgcagcagcaacctcttcaacaacaacaaactatcCAGCCTATTCAACAACAACCTATTCAACAACAGCCCATACAGCAACCTCTGCAACAACAGCCCATACAGCAACCTCTGCAACAACAACCTATACAGCAACAACCACTGCAACAACAGCCCATTCAACAACAACcattgcaacagcaacctATTCAACAACAGCCCATTCAACAGCAACCCCTTCAACAACAACCCCTTCAACAACAACCTTTGCAACAGCAAACCATTCAACAGCCGATACAACAGCCTATTCAACAACCTCTGCAACAACAGACCATTCAGCAGTCAACTGCAACTCAGCAGCAGTTATTACAGCAACATcatttgcagcagctgcagcaacagcaacagttcgttcaacagcagcagcagcaacaacaacaacagcagttcCTTCCAAATGCATTAACGCAACCACTTCAAATTCCCATTTCAACGCATAGCACCCAAATGACGATGCAACCACTTGTTGCTAGTGCCCCACAGATAATggcacaacagcagccgaCGGCAATATTAATGCAAGGACAAATACAGGTGCCGGCAACGATGCATCAGCAATCGTTGCCAGCCACTTACAGTCAAGCTCCGTctgcacagcagcagcaacaaattgtgCAGCCACTTGCTAATGTTGCAGatgtgcaacagcagcaccaacaagcTCAACAACTAGCCAACTATGCGAATGCCAaccaaatgcagcagcaattcATACAgactcagcagcagccacagcaacaacaacagccgaTACCCTTagagcaacagttgcagcagttgttgcACAGCCAATCACAGGCGCAAATtgtacagcagcaacagcagccccAACCTCCACTGCAGACAGAACAACATGCTCAGCAAacgcagcaacagccacagcagcagcagcaactgcctATCAAAGTAGTTACTCAGCCAGCAACTGTAACCGTTGTGGCGCAAGAACATGTAGTTGCTCCGGTGCCAACCAATTTTGAGGCTGCAGCGCCAAGTGTCGAGCCAGCAGCAATTTCTACCGATGCAGaaaagcagcagaaacaacaacagcaacaagccgCTGGAGGACGCGTCCAAAAGCCGCGTCGCTCGAATCGCAGCGGCAATGAACGCATACCAAAGCTAAGCGTGACCAGCGTGGATGAGGGCAGTGTCATCAACTGTCACATGGAGAACAAGTTGAAGACCATAACATTCAAATTTGACATTAGCGACGTCAATCCCGTTGAAATTGCTAATAAATTG ATTGCACAAGATTTATTGTCGAATTGTCAAAGCACCGTGTTTGTGGAAATGATTAACGATATTGTGGAGCAGGTTAAGCAGAATCCGAATCAAATTCCAATCCCAACCACCTATCGCCGCAACATTGAGAAG CGGGATGAAACCGCCAGCGACATCACAAAGATGTTCGACTCGACAGCGCACAGCGCGGATGCAGCTGGAGGTACCTCGGATGCAGCTGGAAGCGCCACGGATAAATCTAGCACTGGCGAAGGCAGAGCACGCGAATCTTCGATCCAAAGCAATGCGGACTTACAGACAAACATTGCAACGCCACCAACAACCACTTCCACGATGTCATCCTCATCAACGACCTCACGGGATGCcggtaacaacagcaatgacGTGACTATTGGCTCGGGTTCGGTCTCACGAAAGACCAGCACCGCCTCGGAGTACACATCGCTGTCCATTGACTATATGCCTGACAGCGCCATTACGCCAACGGGCAACGATGCGTTTCATCCGCTGGATGGCTACTTGGATAAACCCCAATCCGAGCAGAAGGCACGCAGTCTGGCCATAAGTCGAGTGCAAATGCTGTTGGAATCGACGCGCAGTGAAGCGAAACCCAGAAGTTTGAATTTGCCGCTGAATCGGCAGTTGAAAATTGTCGAGGATCTGAAGCATACTCGCAGCTTGGATGATTTGAGCGAAGTGAACATCACATTCGAGATGCCGCCCAGCAAAGTGGCCAAGCAATCGACGGAACTGGCGAATGCCAATGCCGATAAGTCCAAAGAGAGTGGTGTCCAGCTGGGTGCAGTGCAGCCACcaggaggaggtggaggagccGCCAATACGCTCGAACAACTGAAGATCGAACTGGAGAACATTACGCATGCGCATGCGTTCGCCTCCGCTGTGGTGGCCTCGATTGGAACGCGGCCAAGTACTTATCAAGCCTCGCCGGCAATTGCATCGATGAAAGCTCTGTCGGCACAGCAGCCGGTGCCGTCGTCCGACATTGTTGTG GTTAACAAATCAAACAGCGTGGGAGGTGGCAGCGGATCGGCTGCTTCATTTGGACAGAATACACCCACCGCAGTGCTAAACTCGGCACGTGGCTCATCGGTGTACAACTCAAGGCGCACGTCCATTGACAACAGCATGGGATCCGATATGCAATTGCCTGCAACGAACCTCAACATCAACCACGAAGGCGTCGTCACCGCCAACGACGCTACGACTGAGGGCAGCGACAAGAAGCTGGCCAAACAGGAGAGTCTCGACAAAGTCACGAGTGCGGGCAGCGAGTCCAGGAATCCAAGCAATGGTGCACTCAACCAGAACTCCATCGCGGATCTGGAAAAGAAATTGGCCGCATTGCGACATGCTGACAACACAGAGGAG CAgccagctgcagctgtcgCCGTACCTGTGACAAAGCCATCGGAGGAATCGGTGGTCAGCGTGAATGCTCGCAAAATCTCTCGATTTAGCGTTAGTCGTGTGCAGGAGCAAAAGACATCCACGGACGAGGCGCTGCATAATCAATTGAAGATTGATCTGCAGATCGCCGGCCAGGGGcacaattttaatgccaactcTGTTCAAAATGGCAGCATGGTCAACACGCCCACTGAGCTCATTAGTTCGCCCATACAGAACGTGCCGTTAGCCATTAACGGCATCCAATTGAtttaccagcaacagcagtctGTTCCCACTGGTGTCAACGTGATGGTGCCTCAGAATCAGGCGTTGCAAAAtggtgctgctgctcagcagcaagtgcaacatgcgccacagcaacaaccacaacaacagcagcagcaacagtcgcaaCAAATGCTGTCGCAGCGTCATCAGCAAGTTGTGAACGCAgtgccacaacagcaacaacctcAGCAAATACCGTTGCAGCAAATggtgccacagcagcagccaacgcaACTTATacctcagcagcaacaacagcagcagcagccaacacagcaacagcagcagcagcaacaacagcaatcgatgatgctgcaacaacaacagcaagctgCACAGCAGTTTGCAATGTCCAcatcacagcagcaacaacaacagcagcagcagcagcagtataTGCAAGCACAGGCAAATCAAATGCATCAGTTGGCGCCACTCGTCATGGGCATGGGCGTGGGTGTGGCACAACAAATGCAGCCACATCAATTGGCCGGCATGCCAACGCATCAGCAATtgcttcaacagcagcaagctcTACAATTACAGCCgcatctgcagcagcaacaggcggCCATGTataatcaacagcaacagcaaaatttTCAAGTGTCTGCAACGGGTCAGCTGCTGCAACAAGCGCCGCTGGTAGGCAACCAGCAGCCAGCTCAGCCCATGCAGCATGTGCTGCAACCACTGTTCAATCCAGCTGTGGCAGAAG TTGCTGAGGAGCCCGTGTCTTTGGCGGCCACACATCCACATCTTTTACCTAGCGATATTCAATCG GATATTAAGCATAATCTGGACTCGTTGGTCAATCAATTGTGCAACACTCGCTTGGGAACAAACCAGCATCAGCGACTGCTGCTTCTGCGTCAGCGACAGCTCATCGAGGAGGACGAACTGCGCTTGAAGCATTACGtggaatatgaaaaatttcaaaaggCATTACGCCAAT CTCTTAGCACAAATGCGCCAGCAACGACCGCGTATTATtcgccagctgctgctccgGTTCAACCAAATTTGACAGCTCCAGCGacagcagcaccagcaccaCCATCGTCAAACACTACACCAGCCGGCTCAGCAAATACATAA